A single genomic interval of Spinacia oleracea cultivar Varoflay chromosome 6, BTI_SOV_V1, whole genome shotgun sequence harbors:
- the LOC110788302 gene encoding MDIS1-interacting receptor like kinase 2 isoform X4 yields the protein MTHKTTQMQPSLTVSSLRNSKVRRKANPENAMVHPQALAALFHEEWHLCAPSDSIHSLLSLNGTLPPETGNMISLQILDLSINRLQGKFPDTVADLVNLKTLSLFNNSFSGEFPKTFGKYSLSLNNFRIAYNSFSGELPQNLCSGFALVEFTAHFNKFTGSLPDCIRKCRELNRVWLEGNQFKGNISLTFGVHPSLDFLNLAHNQFLGTLSPKWGDCTNLTRLELTGNKISGEIPASLGNLLKLVVLNLNSNELSGKIPTEIGKLQQLEQLSLRENHLTGNVPRSIGSLSNLKDLDVSENRLTGKLPVELANCKVLSSLNLSRNGLSDKIPFELGELAELRYFLDISGNAFSGNIPESLSSLTSLQYLNLSHNNLSGNIPGSFSGMISLESVDFSYNKLNGPVPNINVFQKAPSTAFTGNVGLCGEKQGFPQCTSKNSVSHNRKILIEAIVLSFLLLLASVLGVFMFLFWHKRRKRMEEKEATLQKNREFPSYYDNFEMLLWGSAKGRFKFEDLVRATENFNDKYCIGRGGFGSVYKAVLPKDQILAVKRLNKTDSSDTQLTDLKSFDNEIAALTQIRHRNIIKLHGSCSKSGNLYLVYDYAERGSLRGAVYGKEGSLLDWGLRLKIIQGLANALSYLHHDCSPPIVHRDISMNNVLLDAEFEPRLSDFGTAKLLVSGSANWTNIAGSYGYMAPELAFTMKVTEKSDVYSFGVVALEVMIGKHPTEVLSSHFSGAISLDIQDMCLKDILDQRLPPPPPKLEAGVVGVISAALRCTCHFPESRPTMLNVAQKLSSQTQEALFSDPFESINIGMLISLGQYSNP from the exons ATGACCCACAAAACCACCCAGATGCAACCATCACTCACAGTTTCAAGTCTTAGAAACAGCAAAGTCCGGAGAAAAGCAAACCCAGAAAACGCAATGGTTCATCCTCAAGCTCTTGCTGCCTTATTTCATG AAGAATGGCATCTTTGTGCTCCCTCCGACTCCATTCACTCTCTTCTCAG TCTCAATGGCACTTTGCCTCCTGAGACCGGCAACATGATATCCTTGCAAATTCTTGATCTTAGCATAAACCGGCTGCAAGGGAAGTTTCCGGATACCGTAGCTGATCTCGTGAACTTAAAAACACTTTCTTTGTTCAACAATAGCTTCTCGGGGGAATTCCCAAAGACTTTTGGTAAGTATAGCCTCTCCTTGAACAACTTTCGTATTGCATACAATAGTTTCTCAGGAGAGCTGCCGCAGAACTTATGCAGTGGGTTTGCGCTTGTTGAGTTTACAGCTCATTTCAACAAGTTCACAGGATCTCTTCCAGATTGCATCAGGAAATGCAGGGAGCTGAATAGAGTATGGCTTGAGGGAAACCAGTTTAAGGGCAATATTTCTCTGACATTTGGGGTTCATCCGAGTCTTGATTTTCTGAACCTTGCTCACAATCAGTTTTTAGGAACACTGTCTCCTAAATGGGGAGACTGCACCAATCTTACTCGATTAGAGCTGACAGGAAATAAGATTTCTGGGGAAATACCAGCTTCATTAGGAAACTTGCTAAAATTGGTGGTTCTCAATCTGAACTCAAATGAGCTGAGTGGAAAAATTCCTACAGAAATCGGAAAGCTGCAACAGCTAGAACAACTTAGCTTAAGAGAAAATCATTTGACAGGAAATGTTCCGAGAAGTATAGGGAGCTTGAGTAATCTGAAGGATCTTGACGTATCAGAGAACAGATTAACAGGAAAACTTCCTGTTGAGCTTGCAAATTGCAAGGTCCTGTCAAGCTTGAATCTGAGCCGCAATGGTTTATCAGACAAAATTCCATTTGAGCTTGGTGAATTGGCTGAGTTACGGTACTTCTTAGACATTAGTGGCAATGCTTTTTCAGGAAACATACCTGAGAGTCTTAGCTCGCTCACCAGTCTGCAATATCTGAATCTCTCTCACAATAATCTCTCAGGAAATATTCCTGGCAGTTTTTCTGGCATGATCAGCTTAGAGTCAGTTGATTTCTCCTACAACAAACTGAATGGTCCAGTTCCCAATATTAATGTCTTCCAGAAAGCACCTTCAACAGCGTTTACTGGGAACGTGGGTTTGTGTGGAGAAAAACAAGGATTTCCTCAGTGTACAAGTAAGAATTCAGTTAGTCATAACAGGAAGATACTGATTGAAGCTATTGTCCTCAGTTTCCTCTTGCTTCTTGCAAGTGTTCTGGGAGTATTTATGTTTCTATTTTGGCACAAAAggagaaaaaggatggaagaaAAGGAAGCAACACTGCAGAAGAACAGGGAATTTCCTTCCTACTATGATAACTTCGAGATGCTGCTTTGGGGATCTGCAAAAGGAAGATTCAAATTCGAAGATTTAGTCAGAGCAACCGAGAACTTCAATGACAAATATTGTATAGGGAGAGGAGGTTTCGGGAGCGTATACAAGGCTGTCTTGCCAAAGGATCAAATTCTTGCAGTTAAAAGACTTAATAAAACCGATTCCAGTGACACCCAATTGACTGATCTCAAGAGCTTCGATAATGAGATCGCGGCACTCACTCAGATCAGGCACCGGAACATCATTAAGCTGCATGGTTCTTGCTCCAAAAGTGGAAACTTGTATCTGGTTTATGACTATGCAGAAAGAGGTAGCCTAAGAGGAGCAGTATATGGCAAGGAAGGATCTCTTTTAGACTGGGGTTTAAGGCTAAAAATCATTCAAGGGTTAGCAAATGCACTTTCTTACCTGCACCATGACTGCTCTCCACCAATTGTGCACCGTGACATATCAATGAACAATGTGTTGCTTGATGCAGAATTTGAGCCTAGGCTTTCGGATTTTGGTACTGCTAAGTTATTGGTCTCTGGTTCAGCCAATTGGACCAACATTGCCGGGTCTTATGGCTATATGGCTCCAG AGTTAGCATTCACCATGAAGGTGACCGAGAAATCTGATGTATACAGCTTTGGGGTTGTGGCATTGGAAGTTATGATAGGAAAACACCCAACTGAGGTATTATCCTCACATTTCTCGGGTGCTATATCGCTTGATATCCAGGATATGTGCTTGAAGGACATATTAGATCAAAGActtccaccaccacctcccAAACTGGAAGCTGGGGTGGTGGGAGTTATTTCTGCAGCATTAAGATGCACCTGCCATTTTCCAGAGTCAAGACCAACCATGCTAAATGTGGCTCAGAAACTATCGTCCCAAACTCAAGAAGCTCTGTTTTCAGACCCTTTCGAGTCAATAAACATTGGCATGCTTATAAGTCTAGGACAATATAGCAATCCATGA
- the LOC110788302 gene encoding MDIS1-interacting receptor like kinase 2 isoform X6 — MTHKTTQMQPSLTVSSLRNSKVRRKANPENAMVHPQALAALFHEEWHLCAPSDSIHSLLSLNGTLPPETGNMISLQILDLSINRLQGKFPDTVADLVNLKTLSLFNNSFSGEFPKTFAHFNKFTGSLPDCIRKCRELNRVWLEGNQFKGNISLTFGVHPSLDFLNLAHNQFLGTLSPKWGDCTNLTRLELTGNKISGEIPASLGNLLKLVVLNLNSNELSGKIPTEIGKLQQLEQLSLRENHLTGNVPRSIGSLSNLKDLDVSENRLTGKLPVELANCKVLSSLNLSRNGLSDKIPFELGELAELRYFLDISGNAFSGNIPESLSSLTSLQYLNLSHNNLSGNIPGSFSGMISLESVDFSYNKLNGPVPNINVFQKAPSTAFTGNVGLCGEKQGFPQCTSKNSVSHNRKILIEAIVLSFLLLLASVLGVFMFLFWHKRRKRMEEKEATLQKNREFPSYYDNFEMLLWGSAKGRFKFEDLVRATENFNDKYCIGRGGFGSVYKAVLPKDQILAVKRLNKTDSSDTQLTDLKSFDNEIAALTQIRHRNIIKLHGSCSKSGNLYLVYDYAERGSLRGAVYGKEGSLLDWGLRLKIIQGLANALSYLHHDCSPPIVHRDISMNNVLLDAEFEPRLSDFGTAKLLVSGSANWTNIAGSYGYMAPELAFTMKVTEKSDVYSFGVVALEVMIGKHPTEVLSSHFSGAISLDIQDMCLKDILDQRLPPPPPKLEAGVVGVISAALRCTCHFPESRPTMLNVAQKLSSQTQEALFSDPFESINIGMLISLGQYSNP, encoded by the exons ATGACCCACAAAACCACCCAGATGCAACCATCACTCACAGTTTCAAGTCTTAGAAACAGCAAAGTCCGGAGAAAAGCAAACCCAGAAAACGCAATGGTTCATCCTCAAGCTCTTGCTGCCTTATTTCATG AAGAATGGCATCTTTGTGCTCCCTCCGACTCCATTCACTCTCTTCTCAG TCTCAATGGCACTTTGCCTCCTGAGACCGGCAACATGATATCCTTGCAAATTCTTGATCTTAGCATAAACCGGCTGCAAGGGAAGTTTCCGGATACCGTAGCTGATCTCGTGAACTTAAAAACACTTTCTTTGTTCAACAATAGCTTCTCGGGGGAATTCCCAAAGACTTTTG CTCATTTCAACAAGTTCACAGGATCTCTTCCAGATTGCATCAGGAAATGCAGGGAGCTGAATAGAGTATGGCTTGAGGGAAACCAGTTTAAGGGCAATATTTCTCTGACATTTGGGGTTCATCCGAGTCTTGATTTTCTGAACCTTGCTCACAATCAGTTTTTAGGAACACTGTCTCCTAAATGGGGAGACTGCACCAATCTTACTCGATTAGAGCTGACAGGAAATAAGATTTCTGGGGAAATACCAGCTTCATTAGGAAACTTGCTAAAATTGGTGGTTCTCAATCTGAACTCAAATGAGCTGAGTGGAAAAATTCCTACAGAAATCGGAAAGCTGCAACAGCTAGAACAACTTAGCTTAAGAGAAAATCATTTGACAGGAAATGTTCCGAGAAGTATAGGGAGCTTGAGTAATCTGAAGGATCTTGACGTATCAGAGAACAGATTAACAGGAAAACTTCCTGTTGAGCTTGCAAATTGCAAGGTCCTGTCAAGCTTGAATCTGAGCCGCAATGGTTTATCAGACAAAATTCCATTTGAGCTTGGTGAATTGGCTGAGTTACGGTACTTCTTAGACATTAGTGGCAATGCTTTTTCAGGAAACATACCTGAGAGTCTTAGCTCGCTCACCAGTCTGCAATATCTGAATCTCTCTCACAATAATCTCTCAGGAAATATTCCTGGCAGTTTTTCTGGCATGATCAGCTTAGAGTCAGTTGATTTCTCCTACAACAAACTGAATGGTCCAGTTCCCAATATTAATGTCTTCCAGAAAGCACCTTCAACAGCGTTTACTGGGAACGTGGGTTTGTGTGGAGAAAAACAAGGATTTCCTCAGTGTACAAGTAAGAATTCAGTTAGTCATAACAGGAAGATACTGATTGAAGCTATTGTCCTCAGTTTCCTCTTGCTTCTTGCAAGTGTTCTGGGAGTATTTATGTTTCTATTTTGGCACAAAAggagaaaaaggatggaagaaAAGGAAGCAACACTGCAGAAGAACAGGGAATTTCCTTCCTACTATGATAACTTCGAGATGCTGCTTTGGGGATCTGCAAAAGGAAGATTCAAATTCGAAGATTTAGTCAGAGCAACCGAGAACTTCAATGACAAATATTGTATAGGGAGAGGAGGTTTCGGGAGCGTATACAAGGCTGTCTTGCCAAAGGATCAAATTCTTGCAGTTAAAAGACTTAATAAAACCGATTCCAGTGACACCCAATTGACTGATCTCAAGAGCTTCGATAATGAGATCGCGGCACTCACTCAGATCAGGCACCGGAACATCATTAAGCTGCATGGTTCTTGCTCCAAAAGTGGAAACTTGTATCTGGTTTATGACTATGCAGAAAGAGGTAGCCTAAGAGGAGCAGTATATGGCAAGGAAGGATCTCTTTTAGACTGGGGTTTAAGGCTAAAAATCATTCAAGGGTTAGCAAATGCACTTTCTTACCTGCACCATGACTGCTCTCCACCAATTGTGCACCGTGACATATCAATGAACAATGTGTTGCTTGATGCAGAATTTGAGCCTAGGCTTTCGGATTTTGGTACTGCTAAGTTATTGGTCTCTGGTTCAGCCAATTGGACCAACATTGCCGGGTCTTATGGCTATATGGCTCCAG AGTTAGCATTCACCATGAAGGTGACCGAGAAATCTGATGTATACAGCTTTGGGGTTGTGGCATTGGAAGTTATGATAGGAAAACACCCAACTGAGGTATTATCCTCACATTTCTCGGGTGCTATATCGCTTGATATCCAGGATATGTGCTTGAAGGACATATTAGATCAAAGActtccaccaccacctcccAAACTGGAAGCTGGGGTGGTGGGAGTTATTTCTGCAGCATTAAGATGCACCTGCCATTTTCCAGAGTCAAGACCAACCATGCTAAATGTGGCTCAGAAACTATCGTCCCAAACTCAAGAAGCTCTGTTTTCAGACCCTTTCGAGTCAATAAACATTGGCATGCTTATAAGTCTAGGACAATATAGCAATCCATGA
- the LOC110788302 gene encoding MDIS1-interacting receptor like kinase 2 isoform X5, which yields MTHKTTQMQPSLTVSSLRNSKVRRKANPENAMVHPQALAALFHEEWHLCAPSDSIHSLLSINRLQGKFPDTVADLVNLKTLSLFNNSFSGEFPKTFGKYSLSLNNFRIAYNSFSGELPQNLCSGFALVEFTAHFNKFTGSLPDCIRKCRELNRVWLEGNQFKGNISLTFGVHPSLDFLNLAHNQFLGTLSPKWGDCTNLTRLELTGNKISGEIPASLGNLLKLVVLNLNSNELSGKIPTEIGKLQQLEQLSLRENHLTGNVPRSIGSLSNLKDLDVSENRLTGKLPVELANCKVLSSLNLSRNGLSDKIPFELGELAELRYFLDISGNAFSGNIPESLSSLTSLQYLNLSHNNLSGNIPGSFSGMISLESVDFSYNKLNGPVPNINVFQKAPSTAFTGNVGLCGEKQGFPQCTSKNSVSHNRKILIEAIVLSFLLLLASVLGVFMFLFWHKRRKRMEEKEATLQKNREFPSYYDNFEMLLWGSAKGRFKFEDLVRATENFNDKYCIGRGGFGSVYKAVLPKDQILAVKRLNKTDSSDTQLTDLKSFDNEIAALTQIRHRNIIKLHGSCSKSGNLYLVYDYAERGSLRGAVYGKEGSLLDWGLRLKIIQGLANALSYLHHDCSPPIVHRDISMNNVLLDAEFEPRLSDFGTAKLLVSGSANWTNIAGSYGYMAPELAFTMKVTEKSDVYSFGVVALEVMIGKHPTEVLSSHFSGAISLDIQDMCLKDILDQRLPPPPPKLEAGVVGVISAALRCTCHFPESRPTMLNVAQKLSSQTQEALFSDPFESINIGMLISLGQYSNP from the exons ATGACCCACAAAACCACCCAGATGCAACCATCACTCACAGTTTCAAGTCTTAGAAACAGCAAAGTCCGGAGAAAAGCAAACCCAGAAAACGCAATGGTTCATCCTCAAGCTCTTGCTGCCTTATTTCATG AAGAATGGCATCTTTGTGCTCCCTCCGACTCCATTCACTCTCTTCTCAG CATAAACCGGCTGCAAGGGAAGTTTCCGGATACCGTAGCTGATCTCGTGAACTTAAAAACACTTTCTTTGTTCAACAATAGCTTCTCGGGGGAATTCCCAAAGACTTTTGGTAAGTATAGCCTCTCCTTGAACAACTTTCGTATTGCATACAATAGTTTCTCAGGAGAGCTGCCGCAGAACTTATGCAGTGGGTTTGCGCTTGTTGAGTTTACAGCTCATTTCAACAAGTTCACAGGATCTCTTCCAGATTGCATCAGGAAATGCAGGGAGCTGAATAGAGTATGGCTTGAGGGAAACCAGTTTAAGGGCAATATTTCTCTGACATTTGGGGTTCATCCGAGTCTTGATTTTCTGAACCTTGCTCACAATCAGTTTTTAGGAACACTGTCTCCTAAATGGGGAGACTGCACCAATCTTACTCGATTAGAGCTGACAGGAAATAAGATTTCTGGGGAAATACCAGCTTCATTAGGAAACTTGCTAAAATTGGTGGTTCTCAATCTGAACTCAAATGAGCTGAGTGGAAAAATTCCTACAGAAATCGGAAAGCTGCAACAGCTAGAACAACTTAGCTTAAGAGAAAATCATTTGACAGGAAATGTTCCGAGAAGTATAGGGAGCTTGAGTAATCTGAAGGATCTTGACGTATCAGAGAACAGATTAACAGGAAAACTTCCTGTTGAGCTTGCAAATTGCAAGGTCCTGTCAAGCTTGAATCTGAGCCGCAATGGTTTATCAGACAAAATTCCATTTGAGCTTGGTGAATTGGCTGAGTTACGGTACTTCTTAGACATTAGTGGCAATGCTTTTTCAGGAAACATACCTGAGAGTCTTAGCTCGCTCACCAGTCTGCAATATCTGAATCTCTCTCACAATAATCTCTCAGGAAATATTCCTGGCAGTTTTTCTGGCATGATCAGCTTAGAGTCAGTTGATTTCTCCTACAACAAACTGAATGGTCCAGTTCCCAATATTAATGTCTTCCAGAAAGCACCTTCAACAGCGTTTACTGGGAACGTGGGTTTGTGTGGAGAAAAACAAGGATTTCCTCAGTGTACAAGTAAGAATTCAGTTAGTCATAACAGGAAGATACTGATTGAAGCTATTGTCCTCAGTTTCCTCTTGCTTCTTGCAAGTGTTCTGGGAGTATTTATGTTTCTATTTTGGCACAAAAggagaaaaaggatggaagaaAAGGAAGCAACACTGCAGAAGAACAGGGAATTTCCTTCCTACTATGATAACTTCGAGATGCTGCTTTGGGGATCTGCAAAAGGAAGATTCAAATTCGAAGATTTAGTCAGAGCAACCGAGAACTTCAATGACAAATATTGTATAGGGAGAGGAGGTTTCGGGAGCGTATACAAGGCTGTCTTGCCAAAGGATCAAATTCTTGCAGTTAAAAGACTTAATAAAACCGATTCCAGTGACACCCAATTGACTGATCTCAAGAGCTTCGATAATGAGATCGCGGCACTCACTCAGATCAGGCACCGGAACATCATTAAGCTGCATGGTTCTTGCTCCAAAAGTGGAAACTTGTATCTGGTTTATGACTATGCAGAAAGAGGTAGCCTAAGAGGAGCAGTATATGGCAAGGAAGGATCTCTTTTAGACTGGGGTTTAAGGCTAAAAATCATTCAAGGGTTAGCAAATGCACTTTCTTACCTGCACCATGACTGCTCTCCACCAATTGTGCACCGTGACATATCAATGAACAATGTGTTGCTTGATGCAGAATTTGAGCCTAGGCTTTCGGATTTTGGTACTGCTAAGTTATTGGTCTCTGGTTCAGCCAATTGGACCAACATTGCCGGGTCTTATGGCTATATGGCTCCAG AGTTAGCATTCACCATGAAGGTGACCGAGAAATCTGATGTATACAGCTTTGGGGTTGTGGCATTGGAAGTTATGATAGGAAAACACCCAACTGAGGTATTATCCTCACATTTCTCGGGTGCTATATCGCTTGATATCCAGGATATGTGCTTGAAGGACATATTAGATCAAAGActtccaccaccacctcccAAACTGGAAGCTGGGGTGGTGGGAGTTATTTCTGCAGCATTAAGATGCACCTGCCATTTTCCAGAGTCAAGACCAACCATGCTAAATGTGGCTCAGAAACTATCGTCCCAAACTCAAGAAGCTCTGTTTTCAGACCCTTTCGAGTCAATAAACATTGGCATGCTTATAAGTCTAGGACAATATAGCAATCCATGA
- the LOC110788302 gene encoding MDIS1-interacting receptor like kinase 2 isoform X7, producing MTHKTTQMQPSLTVSSLRNSKVRRKANPENAMVHPQALAALFHEEWHLCAPSDSIHSLLSINRLQGKFPDTVADLVNLKTLSLFNNSFSGEFPKTFAHFNKFTGSLPDCIRKCRELNRVWLEGNQFKGNISLTFGVHPSLDFLNLAHNQFLGTLSPKWGDCTNLTRLELTGNKISGEIPASLGNLLKLVVLNLNSNELSGKIPTEIGKLQQLEQLSLRENHLTGNVPRSIGSLSNLKDLDVSENRLTGKLPVELANCKVLSSLNLSRNGLSDKIPFELGELAELRYFLDISGNAFSGNIPESLSSLTSLQYLNLSHNNLSGNIPGSFSGMISLESVDFSYNKLNGPVPNINVFQKAPSTAFTGNVGLCGEKQGFPQCTSKNSVSHNRKILIEAIVLSFLLLLASVLGVFMFLFWHKRRKRMEEKEATLQKNREFPSYYDNFEMLLWGSAKGRFKFEDLVRATENFNDKYCIGRGGFGSVYKAVLPKDQILAVKRLNKTDSSDTQLTDLKSFDNEIAALTQIRHRNIIKLHGSCSKSGNLYLVYDYAERGSLRGAVYGKEGSLLDWGLRLKIIQGLANALSYLHHDCSPPIVHRDISMNNVLLDAEFEPRLSDFGTAKLLVSGSANWTNIAGSYGYMAPELAFTMKVTEKSDVYSFGVVALEVMIGKHPTEVLSSHFSGAISLDIQDMCLKDILDQRLPPPPPKLEAGVVGVISAALRCTCHFPESRPTMLNVAQKLSSQTQEALFSDPFESINIGMLISLGQYSNP from the exons ATGACCCACAAAACCACCCAGATGCAACCATCACTCACAGTTTCAAGTCTTAGAAACAGCAAAGTCCGGAGAAAAGCAAACCCAGAAAACGCAATGGTTCATCCTCAAGCTCTTGCTGCCTTATTTCATG AAGAATGGCATCTTTGTGCTCCCTCCGACTCCATTCACTCTCTTCTCAG CATAAACCGGCTGCAAGGGAAGTTTCCGGATACCGTAGCTGATCTCGTGAACTTAAAAACACTTTCTTTGTTCAACAATAGCTTCTCGGGGGAATTCCCAAAGACTTTTG CTCATTTCAACAAGTTCACAGGATCTCTTCCAGATTGCATCAGGAAATGCAGGGAGCTGAATAGAGTATGGCTTGAGGGAAACCAGTTTAAGGGCAATATTTCTCTGACATTTGGGGTTCATCCGAGTCTTGATTTTCTGAACCTTGCTCACAATCAGTTTTTAGGAACACTGTCTCCTAAATGGGGAGACTGCACCAATCTTACTCGATTAGAGCTGACAGGAAATAAGATTTCTGGGGAAATACCAGCTTCATTAGGAAACTTGCTAAAATTGGTGGTTCTCAATCTGAACTCAAATGAGCTGAGTGGAAAAATTCCTACAGAAATCGGAAAGCTGCAACAGCTAGAACAACTTAGCTTAAGAGAAAATCATTTGACAGGAAATGTTCCGAGAAGTATAGGGAGCTTGAGTAATCTGAAGGATCTTGACGTATCAGAGAACAGATTAACAGGAAAACTTCCTGTTGAGCTTGCAAATTGCAAGGTCCTGTCAAGCTTGAATCTGAGCCGCAATGGTTTATCAGACAAAATTCCATTTGAGCTTGGTGAATTGGCTGAGTTACGGTACTTCTTAGACATTAGTGGCAATGCTTTTTCAGGAAACATACCTGAGAGTCTTAGCTCGCTCACCAGTCTGCAATATCTGAATCTCTCTCACAATAATCTCTCAGGAAATATTCCTGGCAGTTTTTCTGGCATGATCAGCTTAGAGTCAGTTGATTTCTCCTACAACAAACTGAATGGTCCAGTTCCCAATATTAATGTCTTCCAGAAAGCACCTTCAACAGCGTTTACTGGGAACGTGGGTTTGTGTGGAGAAAAACAAGGATTTCCTCAGTGTACAAGTAAGAATTCAGTTAGTCATAACAGGAAGATACTGATTGAAGCTATTGTCCTCAGTTTCCTCTTGCTTCTTGCAAGTGTTCTGGGAGTATTTATGTTTCTATTTTGGCACAAAAggagaaaaaggatggaagaaAAGGAAGCAACACTGCAGAAGAACAGGGAATTTCCTTCCTACTATGATAACTTCGAGATGCTGCTTTGGGGATCTGCAAAAGGAAGATTCAAATTCGAAGATTTAGTCAGAGCAACCGAGAACTTCAATGACAAATATTGTATAGGGAGAGGAGGTTTCGGGAGCGTATACAAGGCTGTCTTGCCAAAGGATCAAATTCTTGCAGTTAAAAGACTTAATAAAACCGATTCCAGTGACACCCAATTGACTGATCTCAAGAGCTTCGATAATGAGATCGCGGCACTCACTCAGATCAGGCACCGGAACATCATTAAGCTGCATGGTTCTTGCTCCAAAAGTGGAAACTTGTATCTGGTTTATGACTATGCAGAAAGAGGTAGCCTAAGAGGAGCAGTATATGGCAAGGAAGGATCTCTTTTAGACTGGGGTTTAAGGCTAAAAATCATTCAAGGGTTAGCAAATGCACTTTCTTACCTGCACCATGACTGCTCTCCACCAATTGTGCACCGTGACATATCAATGAACAATGTGTTGCTTGATGCAGAATTTGAGCCTAGGCTTTCGGATTTTGGTACTGCTAAGTTATTGGTCTCTGGTTCAGCCAATTGGACCAACATTGCCGGGTCTTATGGCTATATGGCTCCAG AGTTAGCATTCACCATGAAGGTGACCGAGAAATCTGATGTATACAGCTTTGGGGTTGTGGCATTGGAAGTTATGATAGGAAAACACCCAACTGAGGTATTATCCTCACATTTCTCGGGTGCTATATCGCTTGATATCCAGGATATGTGCTTGAAGGACATATTAGATCAAAGActtccaccaccacctcccAAACTGGAAGCTGGGGTGGTGGGAGTTATTTCTGCAGCATTAAGATGCACCTGCCATTTTCCAGAGTCAAGACCAACCATGCTAAATGTGGCTCAGAAACTATCGTCCCAAACTCAAGAAGCTCTGTTTTCAGACCCTTTCGAGTCAATAAACATTGGCATGCTTATAAGTCTAGGACAATATAGCAATCCATGA